GGGCGTGCCGGGCACCAGTGAGGACAACGACGGGTTCGGCGGTTCCGTCGCGACGGCAGATGTGGACGGCGACGGCTTCACCGACGTCGTCGTCGGGGTGAGCGGCGAGGATGTCGGCAGCGACCCGGCGGCGAGGGGCCACGGCGCTGTGGTCGTTCTGTACGGTTCGTCCAGCGGCCGCTTCGAGCGCGGCAGGACGATCGCGCAGGGCCCGGCGGGCAGCGGCGCCGGGGCCTCGCTCGCCGTGGGCGACTTCACCCAGGACGGCGCCGTGGACGTGGCGGTGGGCCTGCCCCACGGAGAGTTCGGCGAGGTCACCCTGCGGCCGGGCCCGCTCACCGAGGACAAGCCGCTGACGAGCCTGCTGCACACCGGCTTCGGCGGTACCGCGGGCCGGTTGGCGGCCGGGGACTTCGACGGGAACGGCAAGACGGACCTGGCGATTTCCTCGTACTCCAACGACTACTCGCGCACCACCCTGTGGCGTTGGAACGGCTCGGCCCTGCAGGAGTACTGGAAGTCCCCGGCCACCGGCTACGGCATCGCCGCGGGCGACTTCGACGGCAACGGCGTGGACGACCTGGCGCTCGGGCACTGCCTGATCACCGCCGAGGCCGACCGGCCCACCGGAGCCTGCGGCCCCGACGCGCTGGCCAAGGGCGGCAAGGTGCGGGTGTTCTACGGAGGCGGGGGTGCCGAGGGCTTCGGCACCCGCACCCACACGTTCAGCCAGGACACCGCGGGCGTCGCGGGCACGGCGGAGGACGCGGACAACTTCGGCATCAAACTGGCCGCGGGCGATCTGACGGGGGACGGCCGGGACGACCTGGTGGCGGGCACGCCCGCCGAGGCCGTCGGCACGGCGGATCGTGCCGGTTC
This Streptomyces sp. NBC_01283 DNA region includes the following protein-coding sequences:
- a CDS encoding FG-GAP and VCBS repeat-containing protein — protein: MRSKRLSAALFGAATVLVSAGLTTPAGAAPSAAVQGPDFNGDGYADAVVGVSRGDVDGKKAAGFLHVLYGGSSGAGTSTASVSQDSPGVPGTSEDNDGFGGSVATADVDGDGFTDVVVGVSGEDVGSDPAARGHGAVVVLYGSSSGRFERGRTIAQGPAGSGAGASLAVGDFTQDGAVDVAVGLPHGEFGEVTLRPGPLTEDKPLTSLLHTGFGGTAGRLAAGDFDGNGKTDLAISSYSNDYSRTTLWRWNGSALQEYWKSPATGYGIAAGDFDGNGVDDLALGHCLITAEADRPTGACGPDALAKGGKVRVFYGGGGAEGFGTRTHTFSQDTAGVAGTAEDADNFGIKLAAGDLTGDGRDDLVAGTPAEAVGTADRAGSATVLTSGPDGLLDASGTARSAAWHQDSTGIPGAAEVNDEFGSALALGDYDGDGDGDVTVGVYNEDSAEYDQNRSTGGVWTLPNGAGAGSKALTARLFGLRGALYYGHTLGR